The following are encoded together in the Nocardia sp. XZ_19_385 genome:
- a CDS encoding ESX secretion-associated protein EspG — protein MNWTLTPDQFALAWSRTDGDRIPYPLAVRLSARDTAERAAQLPALDEWCDQVLDAELAAALRALADPAVRVEIFGERQAGDPAVQSRQVRQEALPGTVGPPVPVAEPDDFDDESARPVRILGAVSGNIAVVAAQRPGATPDRGGDLRLFVTTPKSLASRMVSMLPKNSPGTLSRLTAPLSKVTEDSRDMVTMQVAGPATPARIRKLLNHPRDGIGQIVVSIRRPDGDLRPFGVLCWIDVRADGRYTVRTGTDVDITPVDAEGFRDALRPMLTAAEKKTTAYAQAW, from the coding sequence ATGAACTGGACTTTGACTCCCGACCAGTTCGCTCTGGCCTGGTCCCGTACCGACGGCGACCGCATTCCCTATCCGCTCGCGGTCCGGCTCTCGGCCCGCGACACCGCCGAGCGCGCGGCTCAGCTGCCCGCGCTCGACGAATGGTGTGACCAGGTGCTCGACGCCGAATTGGCGGCGGCGCTGCGGGCGCTGGCCGATCCCGCTGTGCGCGTGGAGATTTTCGGCGAGCGCCAGGCCGGTGATCCGGCTGTCCAGTCCCGGCAGGTGCGTCAGGAGGCGCTACCCGGCACGGTCGGCCCCCCGGTTCCCGTTGCCGAGCCGGACGACTTCGACGACGAATCCGCCCGCCCTGTCCGGATTCTCGGCGCCGTCTCCGGCAATATCGCCGTGGTCGCCGCGCAGCGCCCCGGTGCCACACCCGACCGCGGCGGCGACCTCCGCCTCTTCGTCACCACTCCGAAAAGCCTTGCCTCCCGCATGGTTTCGATGCTGCCCAAGAACTCCCCCGGCACCCTGTCCCGGTTGACGGCTCCGCTGTCGAAGGTCACCGAGGACAGCCGCGACATGGTCACCATGCAGGTCGCGGGTCCCGCCACCCCGGCGCGTATCCGCAAGCTCCTCAACCATCCGCGCGACGGGATCGGCCAGATCGTCGTCTCCATCCGCCGTCCCGACGGCGACCTGCGCCCCTTCGGGGTGCTGTGCTGGATCGATGTCCGCGCCGACGGCCGCTACACCGTCCGCACCGGCACCGACGTCGACATCACGCCGGTCGACGCGGAAGGTTTCCGGGATGCGCTGCGGCCCATGCTCACCGCGGCGGAGAAGAAGACCACCGCCTACGCGCAGGCCTGGTGA
- a CDS encoding DoxX family protein — translation MNIALWITAGLLAAAALASGGAKVLLPKEKLSGKPGGEWAADSSDSFIKTLGVLEVLAAVGLILPAVLDIAPVLVPVTAVAWILLMIGAMITHLRYEGGYKFAVANAVYLLLAAFIAWGRFVLEPFA, via the coding sequence ATGAACATCGCACTGTGGATCACCGCCGGACTGCTCGCTGCGGCAGCTCTGGCCAGCGGCGGCGCCAAAGTGTTGCTGCCCAAGGAAAAGCTGAGCGGCAAGCCCGGCGGAGAGTGGGCCGCGGACTCCAGCGACAGCTTCATCAAGACCCTTGGCGTCCTGGAAGTCCTGGCCGCGGTGGGCCTGATCCTGCCTGCTGTGCTCGATATCGCGCCCGTCCTGGTGCCGGTGACCGCTGTCGCCTGGATCCTGCTGATGATCGGCGCGATGATCACCCATCTCCGGTACGAGGGTGGCTACAAGTTCGCGGTGGCGAACGCGGTCTATCTCCTGCTCGCGGCCTTCATCGCCTGGGGCCGATTCGTCCTGGAGCCCTTCGCCTGA
- a CDS encoding RNA polymerase sigma-70 factor, whose product MSDHASNPATDSFVAHRNLLFTVAYEMLGSAADAEDVLQETWLRWAEVDLSTVLDERAYLVRITSRQALNRLRSLKRRKESYVGPWLPEPLLTAPDVAEDVELAESLSTALMLVLETLSPTERAVFVLREVFDVSYDEIAASVDKTPAAVRQIAHRARQHVDARRPRSTVTRSQTKAALESFQRALETGDPQNLLDILAPDVVLLADGGGIKRAAARPILGADKVARYLIGGAGKVKGRYVFVSTVVNGQPALAIHLDGEFDGIMTMRVEDGNITGLYFVRNPEKLTHVEAETQFTLR is encoded by the coding sequence ATGAGCGACCACGCCAGCAACCCGGCGACCGACAGTTTCGTCGCGCACCGCAACCTGCTCTTCACCGTCGCCTACGAGATGCTCGGGTCGGCCGCCGACGCCGAAGACGTGCTGCAGGAAACCTGGCTGCGCTGGGCCGAGGTCGACCTGAGCACGGTCCTCGACGAGCGCGCCTACCTGGTCCGCATCACCTCCCGCCAAGCGCTCAACCGGTTACGCAGCCTGAAGCGCCGCAAGGAGTCCTACGTGGGCCCGTGGCTACCCGAGCCGCTGCTCACCGCGCCGGACGTGGCCGAGGATGTCGAGCTCGCCGAGAGCCTCTCGACCGCGCTGATGCTCGTGCTGGAAACCCTCTCCCCCACCGAGCGGGCGGTCTTCGTGCTGCGCGAGGTCTTCGACGTGAGTTACGACGAGATCGCGGCCTCGGTCGACAAAACCCCCGCCGCGGTCCGCCAGATCGCGCACCGCGCCCGCCAGCACGTCGACGCCCGCCGCCCCCGCTCCACGGTCACCCGGAGCCAGACCAAGGCGGCCCTGGAATCCTTCCAGCGCGCCCTCGAAACCGGCGACCCGCAAAACCTGCTCGACATCCTCGCCCCCGACGTCGTCCTGCTGGCCGACGGCGGCGGCATCAAGCGCGCGGCCGCACGGCCGATCCTCGGCGCCGACAAGGTGGCCCGCTACCTCATCGGCGGCGCGGGCAAGGTCAAGGGCCGATACGTCTTCGTCAGCACCGTGGTCAACGGCCAACCGGCACTCGCGATACATCTGGACGGCGAGTTCGACGGCATCATGACCATGCGCGTCGAGGACGGCAACATCACCGGCCTCTACTTCGTCCGCAACCCGGAGAAGCTGACCCACGTCGAAGCCGAAACCCAGTTCACCCTGCGCTAG